A single region of the Palaemon carinicauda isolate YSFRI2023 chromosome 17, ASM3689809v2, whole genome shotgun sequence genome encodes:
- the LOC137656697 gene encoding low-density lipoprotein receptor class A domain-containing protein 3-like → MASHILTKVLSFFVYLSVIGLSLNLQVKIDPNAIRLQKFAGDNLTLTCVAKHRQQEVAKLEMSWVLPTNAVARVILNETVGMVQVTVRNLKESDAGNYTCQVSGEIDHPVKSSIYVEILPRGQVSLCSSDSFYCRTGHCISKRYECDGVPDCPDGSDESRMHCGINRCSDKLMCQDGRCLSHNRCCTERDLSPPNCTLTSSIQCCRQLIHPSILDQDLYYMEARRHQQQWKPQTDSTLIMGCIVAVANIVTVGIIVGVRYHLWRSSGSTSRAQYHLTSLRSATLRPFGLGSSVPPPSNTDQYQLRSADNLYTRRIPGLRSDLLSPEIVREQRQHGSLPSRQFSGGVVLCPPRGSQPPHYSQLPSNPTGPPPAYHQVVGAPPPPYSSRDDLAAGSSNDGSSLSLLSPLLNNGNINNNGDINGNSTSHVSVLYDRNLAHAAAASSSSHQCSVSQNRMNK, encoded by the exons GATTGTCACTGAACCTCCAAGTGAAAATTGACCCAAATGCAATCAGACTTCAGAAATTTGCTGGGGATAACCTTACCCTTACCTGTGTAGCTAAACACCGGCAGCAGGAAGTTGCCAAACTTGAGATGAGTTGGGTCTTACCTACAAATGC TGTGGCACGTGTTATTTTAAATGAGACAGTGGGAATGGTTCAAGTTACTGTCAGGAACTTGAAAGAAAGTGATGCAGGCAACTACACTTGTCAAGTGAGTGGTGAAATAGATCATCCAGTAAAGTCGTCAATCTATGTTGAAATCCTGCCAC GTGGCCAAGTATCTTTGTGCTCATCTGATTCTTTCTACTGTAGAACTGGACATTGCATTTCCAAGCGTTACGAATGTGATGGTGTTCCAGATTGTCCCGATGGTTCGGACGAAAGTCGAATGCACTGTG GCATCAATCGATGTTCTGACAAGCTGATGTGTCAAGATGGGCGCTGTCTTTCGCACAACCGTTGTTGTACAGAACGGGATCTCTCTCCTCCTAACTGCACACTCACATCCAGTATACAGTGTTGTCGGCAGCTTATTCACCCTT CTATTCTTGACCAGGACCTTTATTACATGGAAGCTCGTCGTCACCAGCAGCAATGGAAGCCACAGACAGATTCAACGCTTATTATGG GCTGCATTGTGGCTGTAGCTAACATAGTAACTGTCGGAATTATTGTGGGAGTGCGATACCACCTCTGGCGTTCTAGTGGATCAACTTCTCGCGCTCAATACCACCTGACCAGCTTAAGGTCCGCTACTCTCCGTCCATTTGGTTTGGGATCCTCGGTGCCTCCCCCGTCTAACACAGACCAGTACCAGCTCAGGTCAGCCGACAATCTCTACACGAGACGTATTCCAGGACTGCGATCTGATTTGCTCTCTCCGGAGATCGTGAGGGAGCAACGTCAACATGGCTCTCTCCCTTCACGTCAGTTTAGTGGAGGTGTTGTGTTGTGCCCTCCTAGAGGCTCACAGCCACCTCACTACTCTCAGCTACCCTCGAATCCGACTGGCCCTCCTCCTGCCTATCATCAG GTTGTAGGCGCACCACCACCTCCTTATTCTTCTCGGGATGACTTAGCAGCTGGTTCTTCCAACGATGGTTCCTCATTGTCCCTCCTGTCGCCACTTTTAAACAATGGTAACATCAACAACAATGGAGACATAAACGGCAACAGCACATCTCACGTCTCAGTGCTGTATGATCGCAACCTCGCCCATGCCGCCGCGGCCTCCTCATCGTCACATCAGTGTTCAGTTTCCCAAAATCGAATGAATAAGTAG